The nucleotide sequence GATCGCGAAGAAGCCGCGGCGGCAAGCGGAGACGATTCCAGCTCGACCTCTGGCGGAAATTGATTTTCGCCCGGCGTCGAACTCCCCACCCATTGCCTGGAGCACTGAAAGCTTTCATGAGCACTTCGATTTATCTCGACTTCGAACAACCGATTGAAACGCTCGAGAACAAACTGAAGGAACTGGAGTCGGTCAAAAACGACTCGCCTGAACATCACGACGAGATCCGAAACGTCCGCAAACAGCTGACCGACACGATCCGCGAGATCTACAGCGATCTTTCGCCATGGCAAACCGTGGAAGTCGCTCGTCACCAGAAGCGTCCCCAGTCGGCGGACTATTTGAACCTGGTCTTCGACGAGTTCGTGGAACTGCACGGCGATCGCAAGTTCGGCGACGACCGCGCTCTGCGAACTGGCTTCGCCAAGCTCGACAAGCACAAGGTCATGTTCATCGGTCACTTCAAAGGCCGCGACCTCAAAGAACGTAGCGAGTGCTTCTTCGGCTGTGCTCATCCAGAAGGCTACCGCAAGGCGATCGAAAAGATGCAGTTGGCTGAAAAGTACAACTTGCCGGTGATCACCTTCATCGACACGCCCGGTGCTTACCCAGGTGTGGGCGCCGAAGAACGTGGCCAGGCGATGGCAATCGCAGACGCCATGTTCGTAATGGCCCGTCTCAAGACGCCAATTATTTCGGTTGTGATCGGGGAAGGGGGGTCCGGCGGGGCTTTGGGCATTGGTGTCGCGAACCGCACCGCCATGCTGCAGCACGCCTATTACTCGGTGATCAGCCCTGAAGGCTGTGCCGGTATTCTGTGGAAGAGCCACGAGTTCAAAGCCAAGGCGGCCGAAGCCCTGAAGTTCACCTCGAAGTACCTGCCAAAGTTCGGCATCGTCGACGACGTGATCGAAGAGCCGCTGGGTGGTGCCCATCGCGATCATCACCAAATGGCCGCTCGCTTGAAGATGTACCTGACCAAGACGGTCAACGAACTCTCGGCACAGAGCACCGACCAACTGGTGGAGGGGCGATACGACAAGTTCCGTCAGATGGGCGTCTTCCTGGAACGCGAAATGGAAGCCTCGGAAGGGCAGCCAGCGAGCTAACCCCAACCCTCCAAACGAATGACAATTGCCCAAAAAGGGCACTGCGAGTGATTTCGCAGTGCCCTTTTTTCGTTTCTAGAACTAAGCCAAATCCCCTCTATGGGATTGATTTTTCTCGGCAAAATAAGGCTGAAATGCACCTTTCACCGTAAGCTGGTGGGGGGGGGATCACAAAATAGCCACACGCAAGCTGCACAAACTTTACAGATGGCGCAGAAGTGGACATTAACTTTCCAGGAATGATC is from Bremerella sp. JC817 and encodes:
- a CDS encoding acetyl-CoA carboxylase carboxyltransferase subunit alpha codes for the protein MSTSIYLDFEQPIETLENKLKELESVKNDSPEHHDEIRNVRKQLTDTIREIYSDLSPWQTVEVARHQKRPQSADYLNLVFDEFVELHGDRKFGDDRALRTGFAKLDKHKVMFIGHFKGRDLKERSECFFGCAHPEGYRKAIEKMQLAEKYNLPVITFIDTPGAYPGVGAEERGQAMAIADAMFVMARLKTPIISVVIGEGGSGGALGIGVANRTAMLQHAYYSVISPEGCAGILWKSHEFKAKAAEALKFTSKYLPKFGIVDDVIEEPLGGAHRDHHQMAARLKMYLTKTVNELSAQSTDQLVEGRYDKFRQMGVFLEREMEASEGQPAS